The genomic segment AAAGGCCAGGGCTTCCCCGTCACACCGGCCAATCTCAACAAGTACCTCGGGGTCACGAAATACGTGCCGGAAGCGGAACTGGAAAAAGACGAAATCGGCGTCGCCACGGGGCTTGCCTGGACCGAATCCGGCGGCGATGTCCTCTACATCGAAGCCACGGTCATGAAAGGCAAGGGCCACCTCACCCTCACCGGCCATCTCGGCGACGTCATGAAAGAGTCCGCGCAGGCGGCGCTCAGCTATGTGCGGTCGCGGGAGAAGACCCTCAACATCAATCCCGACATGTTCAGCAAGCAGGACCTCCATATCCATGTTCCCGCCGGCGCCATTCCCAAAGACGGCCCATCGGCCGGCATTACCATGGCGACGGCGATCGCCTCAGCCCTCTCCGGCATTCCCGTGCGACGGGACCTGGCGATGACCGGAGAAATCACCCTGCGCGGCCGGGTGCTGCCGATCGGCGGACTCAAAGAAAAGATTCTGGCGGCCAAGCGGGCCAAACTGGCCATGGTGCTCCTCCCCAAGCGCAATAAGAAAGACCTGGAGGAAATCCCGAAACATCTCCTGAAAGGCATTCAATTGGCGTTCGCCGATACCGTGGACGACGTCATGAAAATCGCGCTCCAGCACAAGCCAGCCGCCAAGCCGGCAGCCAAGAAACCATCTACGCGGCCCAAACGACGCTCATGACATCGCCGCCCAACCCCTTGCCCTAACGTGTCACCTATGGCCCGTCGAAAGGCCGCTACACCCATCCAGGAATTTCCGCTCATCCGGCAGTTGCAGCGCCGGTTTGAGCGGAAAAGCCCGTCGGTTCTCCAAGGCATCGGCGACGACGCCGCGGTCGTTTCGATTCCGTCCGGCGACTGGACCGTCCTCACCACCGATCTCCTCGCCGAGGACGTCCATTTCGACTTGCGCACCGCCGCGCTGGCATCGGTCGGTTACCGGGCCGCCATGGCCAACTTGAGCGATGTGGCCGCCATGGGCGCGACGCCTCGATTCCTTCTGGTCTCCATCGCCATTCCGCCATCTCTGCGAACCGCCGACATCACGCAACTCTACCGGGGGCTCATGCAGGCCTGTGACGGATATGATGTGCAGTTGATCGGCGGAGACACCTCCGCCTCCCGTCAAGGGCTCTTTCTCAGCATCACCCTGCTCGGCACCGCGAAACACGGCCGGGCGCTGTTCCGCCATGGCGCGAAAATCGGCGACAGTCTCTACGTGACCGGCACCATCGGCGATTCACTGGCCGGCCTGCAGCTGTTGACGAACGCACGGCGCACCGTACGAAGCCCGCGCCTTCGCCCTGCTGACCGGCGCTTTCTCATCAACCGGCATCTGCATCCGACCGCTCGCGTGCAGGAAGGGCTCTGGCTCAATCAGGCCCGTTTCGCCACCTCGGCCATCGACCTCTCCGACGGGCTCTCCGGCGACCTTCGCCATATCTGCGAACAGAGCCGTGTGGGCGCCACGGTCGATGTCGCGCAACTCCCGCTCTCGCCGGCCTGCCGGGCCTATGCCGAGACGCAAGGAATCGACCCGGCCACGCTCGCGCTGGCCGGCGGAGAAGACTATGAGCTTCTCTTTACCGTGGCCCCGCGCCACGAACGATCCCTCGAACGCCAGGCGCGCGCGCGAGGATTTCAAATCACGAAGGTGGGCGTCATACGCCCACGTACATTCGGCATACAGGCGGTCTCGATCGACGGAACGGCCAGGCCGCTCCCGGTCACGAGCTATCAACATTTCCAGTAACGAAACGAACGCACCCCGTGGCATTCTCCCCATCTTTTCGATCGCTGCTTCGCCAGGTCCTGCATCTCCAGGAACCGCCCAGGCGGACCGCCTTCGCGTTTGCACTCGGCGTCTTCATTGCCTTTTCGCCCGCCTACGGATTGCACATCATCCTGGTGGGGTTATGCACCTGGCTCTTCGGCCTCAACTTTGTTGCCCTGCTGGCAGGCTCGCTCATCAACAATCCCTGGACCGTCGTCCCGATTCTCGGCGCCACCTACTGGAGCGGCGCGCTCTTGCTGGGCCGGGCCGATAGTCCCGCGTTCGACTGGCACGACCTCACTTTCGCCGGCCTGTACCAACAGATTCTGCCTTACGCCATCCCCTTTACCCTGGGCGCGGTTGTCCTGAGCCTGCTCGGAGCAGCCCTGGCCTATCCGACCGCCTATTTCCTCATTACCAAGTATCGCCGCCCCGCACAGGCTTCGGCTCAAGCGCCATTGCCGCCCCATGATCAGGTGGGCTAAGATGCAGAGCTGCCATGCAAGAAGCCGACGAATCCATCAATGCGCCCTATGACGGCTCCGCCCTCATCGCCGATCCGATCCATAAATACGTCTCCTTCACCGTGCCGTTCGCGAACCCCGATCCCCATGAACGCACCGAAAAAGACCTGATCGATTCCCCCTGGGTCCAGCGGCTCCGCTACATCTACCAGCTCCAAAGCGCGCGCTGGGTCTACCCCTCGGCCGAACATACCCGCTTCGTCCACTCGCTCGGCACCATGCACGTCGCCGGACGCTTCGCCCGGCACCTCTATCCGTTTCTGAAAAAGATCGTGAAAGACGTGCCCTCGGCAAACTACGTCGAAGAGCTGCTGCGCATCACCGCACTCGTTCACGACATCGGCCACGGCCCCTTTTGCCATTTCTTCGACGACAACTACCTCCATGGCTTTCACCTCACGCATGAAAAGCTGGGCCAGATCATCATCCGTGAACATCTCGGCTCGATCATCCGAAAAATCCGCCGGAGCCCCACCGGGCCCTTTGCCAAAGGCGAAGAGCTGAACCCGGATCAGATCGCCCACCTGATCTTGAAGGAAAAAGGGAAGGACAATTCCCGCCTCCCGCGCTGGCTCAACATGCTCCAGCCCGTGATCTCCGGCAGCTATACCGGCGATAATCTCGACTATGTGCTGCGCGATTCCTACATGTGCGGCGTAGCCGTCGGCCCCGTGGATCTCACCCGGCTCATCCATTACACCATCGTCACTGACAAGGGCTTTACGATCCATAAGACCGGCCTCCCGGCACTGCAGATGTTCCTCAACACCCGCATGTACCTCTACTCCAACGTCTATTTTCACCGGACGACCAGAGCCATCGACATCCACCTGCGCGACATCTTCGGCGAAACGATGCAGCTGCTCTTTCCCCGCGACCCCCGCAAGCATATGGAGGACTACCTCACCCTCACCGATTGGTCGCTGCTGGAAGAAGTCCGCGGCTGGAAGAAGTCACGGCAGAAAGCCCGCCGCCAATTAGGCCATGAATGGGGACGGATTCTGGACCGCGACGTGAAGTGGAAAATGGCCTACAGCACGGCCCTGAAGGAAAAGGGGCAGGAGCGCGGCATGGCCATTCCCAGCCACACCCTCTTTGAAGAACAAATCGCGAAAGAGCTGCCGAAAGACTTAAGAGGCCTGGAGTTCCGCGTGGACATGGCCCCGCTCGATCCCCGGCCGGACCCCAAGGATC from the Nitrospira sp. genome contains:
- a CDS encoding HD domain-containing protein, translated to MQEADESINAPYDGSALIADPIHKYVSFTVPFANPDPHERTEKDLIDSPWVQRLRYIYQLQSARWVYPSAEHTRFVHSLGTMHVAGRFARHLYPFLKKIVKDVPSANYVEELLRITALVHDIGHGPFCHFFDDNYLHGFHLTHEKLGQIIIREHLGSIIRKIRRSPTGPFAKGEELNPDQIAHLILKEKGKDNSRLPRWLNMLQPVISGSYTGDNLDYVLRDSYMCGVAVGPVDLTRLIHYTIVTDKGFTIHKTGLPALQMFLNTRMYLYSNVYFHRTTRAIDIHLRDIFGETMQLLFPRDPRKHMEDYLTLTDWSLLEEVRGWKKSRQKARRQLGHEWGRILDRDVKWKMAYSTALKEKGQERGMAIPSHTLFEEQIAKELPKDLRGLEFRVDMAPLDPRPDPKDRRGNPLYVYDPGTKQVSSEPLEEFLDLLPTRLVQFRIYSLDHRHDAALSRAAATILNKTPSSLESNY
- a CDS encoding DUF2062 domain-containing protein, which produces MAFSPSFRSLLRQVLHLQEPPRRTAFAFALGVFIAFSPAYGLHIILVGLCTWLFGLNFVALLAGSLINNPWTVVPILGATYWSGALLLGRADSPAFDWHDLTFAGLYQQILPYAIPFTLGAVVLSLLGAALAYPTAYFLITKYRRPAQASAQAPLPPHDQVG
- the thiL gene encoding thiamine-phosphate kinase, with the protein product MARRKAATPIQEFPLIRQLQRRFERKSPSVLQGIGDDAAVVSIPSGDWTVLTTDLLAEDVHFDLRTAALASVGYRAAMANLSDVAAMGATPRFLLVSIAIPPSLRTADITQLYRGLMQACDGYDVQLIGGDTSASRQGLFLSITLLGTAKHGRALFRHGAKIGDSLYVTGTIGDSLAGLQLLTNARRTVRSPRLRPADRRFLINRHLHPTARVQEGLWLNQARFATSAIDLSDGLSGDLRHICEQSRVGATVDVAQLPLSPACRAYAETQGIDPATLALAGGEDYELLFTVAPRHERSLERQARARGFQITKVGVIRPRTFGIQAVSIDGTARPLPVTSYQHFQ